A window of the Lolium perenne isolate Kyuss_39 chromosome 7, Kyuss_2.0, whole genome shotgun sequence genome harbors these coding sequences:
- the LOC127315664 gene encoding disease resistance protein RGA4-like — translation MEVVRLVDSVLKKVENVRNMIKEDKKAGVDLRIGLESIKCEMAMMSSDVKKIWSKKAEKPEEWIFLLQDLAYDIEDFIERRGRDPQTSAPVRLLHVAMVMDPRPEHIARIEHFKNQISRIQSSRQKDESHPTTQPTSTKKAEGKSGHGPGVAGPSACSGAAGSSSASLTPCEYNKHLGTGKSDILELLLGDDGQQKELKVISILGFSGSGKTTLARAVYKDESVIKRFPHRAFIDVSVFRHAFGILQSILQQVRPGAVPLQTTSSIMVTGYLQEFLGRKRYLVIIDGVELPQDWRDIKAAFPSNEEGSRVVVSTRTQSVAAACSCGSYLYKIRALDRNESEDLFWGKLGPENRRPSLEEELGTLFDKCDGLPEALVQAAEYLSKEGATEKKCEEVGRALGAYIAGDDPAFREMKRSLLQCYDSLHDQCHKACMLSVGMFPRGHRIRRKSLVRRWKAEGLLVGDVYFSEHDVALGCLDKLVDLGVIEPVLLGDNSKVKRYKVYGVMLEFIVHRSVSWNFITLIDHGKVVRSYATGCHPRRLSVHGTGVTQEEIGKIELSRIRSLTICDSNKMDFDKCELLRVLDLEGCTWLEDAHLDTICKLLYLKYLSLRSTRVSKLPRKMKDLHCLETLDARDTRVEMLPMEVLMLPQLVHLFGEFQLPAELGDAKRKDKLANFFSDNSRLQTLAGFKIVKNTGFEQILLHCGTLRKVKIWCKIPPPPPPRRSRIKLASCFKVKEVSTPSLTESFVASLAASFPRLESLSIDFNGICTNFLDSVLTAPSTLSSLKIWGKMESLPTSATLSNLRTHLRELHLSKTGLSSKVLSRLQNLDCLVCLRLTEDRPGPWDDDTFLVEPNKFQSLLQISFHGPKLPRVQIEPGGMRCLISLHLVCPEPEKELGVQGITHLHMLNQVMLHPDASEEKIQAWKEEAVLHKNRPYVKKQLMSSNVHA, via the exons ATGGAGGTTGTCCGCCTGGTTGACTCTGTTCTAAAGAAGGTGGAGAATGTGAGGAACATGATCAAGGAAGATAAGAAGGCAGGAGTTGATCTCAGGATTGGCCTGGAAAGTATCAAGTGCGAGATGGCAATGATGTCTTCTGACGTAAAAAAAATCTGGTCGAAGAAAGCTGAGAAGCCGGAGGAATGGATCTTCTTACTCCAAGACCTGGCTTATGATATTGAGGATTTCATCGAGCGTCGTGGGCGGGATCCCCAAACATCTGCGCCCGTTCGTCTTCTTCATGTAGCCATGGTAATGGATCCCCGTCCCGAGCACATCGCTCGCATTGAGCACTTCAAGAATCAAATCAGTAGGATACAAAGCTCCAGGCAAAAAGATGAAAGCCATCCAACGACGCAACCGACGTCAACCAAGAAAGCTGAAGGTAAAAGCGGGCACGGCCCTGGAGTTGCCGGCCCCTCTGCTTGCTCTGGTGCTGCTGGATCTTCGTCGGCTAGTCTTACTCCTTGCGAGTATAATAAGCATCTAGGCACTGGCAAAAGTGACATCCTGGAGCTGCTGTTAGGAGACGATGGCCAACAGAAGGAGCTCAAGGTGATCTCCATCTTGGGGTTCAGCGGCTCTGGAAAGACTACCCTCGCACGGGCAGTGTACAAGGATGAATCTGTTATTAAGCGATTCCCTCACCGAGCCTTTATTGACGTCTCCGTATTCAGGCACGCGTTCGGAATTCTACAAAGTATTCTCCAACAAGTTCGTCCGGGAGCAGTCCCGTTGCAGACCACGTCCAGCATCATGGTGACAGGATATCTCCAAGAATTCCTGGGTCGCAAAAG GTACCTTGTGATCATCGATGGAGTGGAGCTTCCACAAGATTGGCGTGACATCAAAGCAGCTTTCCCCAGCAACGAGGAAGGCAGCAGAGTAGTTGTAAGCACGCGTACTCAATCCGTGGCCGCCGCCTGCAGCTGTGGCAGTTACCTTTACAAAATTCGAGCACTTGACCGGAATGAGTCGGAGGATCTGTTCTGGGGAAAGCTGGGTCCAGAGAATCGTCGACCTTCACTGGAGGAGGAATTGGGAACCTTATTCGATAAGTGCGACGGTTTACCAGAGGCACTGGTCCAGGCAGCTGAGTACTTGAGCAAGGAGGGCGCAACGGAAAAAAAATGTGAAGAAGTTGGCCGCGCACTTGGTGCCTACATAGCAGGCGACGACCCCGCGTTCCGGGAGATGAAGAGATCGCTTCTGCAGTGCTACGACAGCCTCCATGACCAATGCCACAAGGCGTGCATGCTCTCCGTGGGCATGTTCCCAAGGGGGCATCGGATCAGGAGGAAGAGCTTAGTCAGGCGGTGGAAAGCCGAAGGACTGCTGGTAGGAGATGTCTATTTCAGCGAGCACGATGTGGCCTTAGGCTGCCTTGACAAGTTGGTCGACCTCGGAGTCATTGAGCCGGTGCTGCTCGGCGACAATTCCAAGGTGAAGCGCTACAAGGTCTATGGTGTGATGCTGGAGTTCATCGTGCACCGCTCGGTCTCGTGGAACTTCATCACGCTGATTGACCACGGCAAGGTCGTGCGAAGCTACGCCACCGGCTGTCATCCCCGTCGGCTCTCTGTCCACGGAACCGGCGTAACACAAGAAGAAATAGGAAAGATAGAGTTATCTCGCATCAGGTCACTGACTATATGCGACAGCAACAAGATGGACTTTGACAAGTGTGAGTTGCTTCGAGTGCTTGACCTGGAAGGCTGCACCTGGCTTGAGGATGCCCATCTTGACACCATATGCAAATTGCTGTATCTCAAGTATCTGAGCCTCCGGAGTACACGGGTAAGTAAGCTCCCCAGGAAAATGAAAGACCTGCACTGTTTGGAGACGCTGGACGCACGGGATACACGGGTCGAAATGCTGCCCATGGAGGTCCTGATGCTGCCGCAGCTTGTGCACCTGTTTGGCGAGTTTCAGCTGCCTGCCGAGCTTGGAGATGCCAAACGGAAGGACAAGCTCGCGAATTTTTTCTCTGACAACAGTAGGCTGCAGACTCTGGCTGGGTTTAAAATAGTCAAGAACACAGGTTTCGAGCAGATTCTGCTTCACTGCGGAACACTTAGGAAGGTCAAAATATGGTGCaagattcctcctcctcctcctcctcgccgttcACGTATAAAACTTGCTAGCTGCTTCAAGGTAAAGGAAGTTTCCACTCCTAGCTTGACCGAAAGTTTCGTCGCATCGCTTGctgctagctttcctagacttgagTCATTATCAATTGATTTCAATGGTATCTGCACAAACTTCCTGGATTCGGTCCTCACGGCTCCCTCCACTCTGAGTTCTCTCAAAATATGGGGTAAAATGGAGAGTCTGCCTACCTCTGCTACCTTGAGTAATCTACGTACTCATCTAAGAGAATTGCACCTTTCCAAGACCGGCTTGAGTTCCAAAGTGTTGTCACGCCTGCAGAACTTGGATTGCTTGGTCTGTCTGAGGCTTACAGAGGACCGTCCAGGTCCCTGGGATGATGACACTTTTCTTGTGGAACCCAATAAATTCCAAAGCCTACTGCAAATATCCTTCCATGGCCCAAAGCTTCCACGTGTGCAGATCGAACCTGGAGGCATGCGTTGTCTCATCTCTCTTCATCTCGTCTGCCCAGAGCCCGAAAAGGAGCTCGGCGTCCAAGGTATCACACATCTCCACATGCTTAACCAGGTAATGCTTCATCCTGATGCAAGCGAGGAGAAAATACAAGCGTGGAAAGAGGAAGCAGTCCTGCACAAAAACAGGCCGTATGTCAAGAAGCAACTCATGAGCAGCAACGTGCATGCATAA